From Phragmites australis chromosome 5, lpPhrAust1.1, whole genome shotgun sequence, a single genomic window includes:
- the LOC133919835 gene encoding ethylene-responsive transcription factor RAP2-4-like encodes MAAAIDMYKYTHQIASSTSGSDQELMNALEPFIRSASSSSSSSPYHYYSSSSPMTQDSYVPTPSYTSLATPPLPATAAASFSPLPPLYSSPYAASAASSMTGPKLLTQLGPAQIQQIQAQFLVQQHQQQRGLHAAFLGPQAQPMKRSGSPPCGALAATGAAQSKLYRGVRQRHWGKWVAEIRLPKNRTRLWLGTFDIAEDAALAYDKAAFRLRGDLARLNFPSLRRGGAHLAGPLHASLDAKLTAICQSLAGKNSSPASESAASPPDSPKCSASTEGEESVSAGSPPSPTFAPPVPEMEKLDFTETPWDETEAFHLRKYPSWEIDWDSILS; translated from the coding sequence ATGGCCGCAGCTATAGATATGTACAAGTACACACACCAGATAGCCTCCTCCACCTCTGGTTCGGATCAGGAGCTCATGAATGCACTCGAGCCTTTTATACGGAGtgcttcctcctcttcgtctTCCTCCCCCTACCACTACtactcttcctcttctcccatGACCCAAGATTCTTATGTGCCTACACCCTCTTACACCTCCCTCGCAACCCCGCCTCttcccgccaccgccgccgcgtctTTCTCGCCGCTTCCACCACTGTACTCTTCTCCGTACGCTGCTTCGGCGGCGTCGAGCATGACTGGGCCGAAGTTGCTGACGCAACTCGGCCCGGCCCAGATCCAGCAGATCCAGGCCCAGTTCTTGGTACAGCAGCATCAGCAGCAGAGGGGCCTGCATGCGGCGTTCCTAGGCCCTCAGGCACAGCCGATGAAGCGATCCGGGTCGCCGCCGTGCGGCGCGCTGGCGGCGACCGGGGCGGCGCAGTCGAAGCTGTACCGCGGCGTGCGGCAGCGGCACTGGGGCAAGTGGGTGGCGGAGATCCGCCTCCCCAAGAACCGGACGCGGCTGTGGCTCGGCACCTTCGACATCGCCGAGGACGCGGCGCTCGCCTACGACAAGGCGGCGTTCCGCCTCCGCGGCGACCTGGCGCGCCTCAACTTCCCCTccctccgccgcggcggcgcgcaCCTCGCTGGCCCGCTCCACGCCTCCCTTGACGCCAAGCTTACCGCCATCTGCCAGTCCCTCGCCGGCAAGAACAGCTCCCCCGCCTCCGAGTCGGCAGCGTCCCCGCCGGACTCGCCCAAGTGCTCGGCGTCGACGGAGGGGGAGGAGTCGGTCTCCGCCGGCTCCCCACCTTCTCCCACGTTCGCGCCGCCCGtgccggagatggagaagctGGACTTCACCGAGACGCCGTGGGACGAGACAGAGGCCTTCCACTTGCGCAAGTACCCGTCCTGGGAGATCGACTGGGACTCCATCCTTTCATGA